The sequence GCAAGCTCTGGATCATCAAGAACAAGAAGCTTGTGAGGAGCAACGCATGAACCGCCTTCTCCACCAGCGGGTCGCGCCGGCACTGCTGATCGCGCAGATCGCCTACATCGTCCTCCTGGAGCTGCTGTTCGGCCTGTCCGGACCGGACACCGCCGAACTCGATCACACCGCGCCGTCCCCCACAGGTGACGCCCTGTTCACCGGGCTCCTGATCCTGACGGTGCTGGCCATGGGAGGAGGGGCGGCGCTGCTGGGCTGGAAGAGGGTTCAGGCCTGGGCTCCGCCCACCGCCCGAGCGGCATGGCTCGGGGCGCTCGGGCTCGGCGAGATCGCCCTCGCAGCGGCCTTCCTGAACGAGGCCCTTCGGCAATCCCCCGGCCCGGACACCCTGATCGCCGCACTGGCCATCGTCGTCAGCCTGGCCATCACGCTGACCTGCGTCGGCGAGGTCCAAAGGCATCTCCGCAGCCTCAGGCCCGCGACGCAGGGCTGAGCGCACCGAGGCAGCCACCGGCAGTGATACGGGGAGAGTCCCCGTATCACTGCCCAGGTCCCGCCTGCTCCCCGAAGGAGCAGGCGGGACCTGCCACGCGTCTCCGCGCATGCGCCGTGCCGGTCAACGCGTATACGGGTTCGGCCCGACAGTCCGGTACGGGTGGGTCGCCCCGCACCTCACAGGGCGCCCCGCAGCCCACCGGGCGGCATCTCCCCCGCCCGGCACGTCCGGATCGCGCCCTACCCGCCCCGGCAACCCGTCCGGACCCTGAAAACATGGGGGATTCCGGAAACATCACACCAGGCCCGGACAGTACCGACAACGCGTTCCGCGCCCTCCTCGAAGGCGCCACCGCCCCACGGCCGCCCGCCCCGCCCGACTGCCCGTTCTGCGACCTTCGCCAGGACCGCTACGCCACCCACTACGAGGGCCACTGGGTCCTCCTCGAACCCCGCGTCATCGTCCCCGCCCACACCGTGCCCCCGCGTCGGCGCTGGATCATCGCTTCGGACGGGGCCGCGATGAACCTGTGGGACGCCGAACCCCTCCCCGGCACCCAATGCCGCATCGCGCACCGCGTGGTCTGCCCCTACCTCAAGCCCGAAGACCCCTGGCCCTGGACAGCCTCGCTCCGGCGGGAGAACGAGCGACGGGCGCAGCGCCTGTTCGGCCTCCCGGTCGACCGGGACTTCCCGGACACCGGCTGACGGGCGCCCCGGCTGCCCTCTCCGGCGACCCGCGGCGGGTTCACCGGCCAGTGACCGGATCACAAGCCCCGCCCCCGGAACGGCGGTTCGGCCGGCCTCGTGGCGTCCGGGTCAGTCGCGTCCTTCGGCGCGTCGTGACGCTCAGTCGCCGTTCCGCAGGCCGTCCAGAACGAGGTCGACGGTGCGTTCGACCAGGGCGGCGTCCAGTGGGGCGTGCCGGAAGAGGGCCCGGTAGTAGACCGGCGCCGCGAGCGCGTCGAGGGTGAACTCCATCTCGGCCCGGTCGAGTTCACGGATGTCGCCGCGTGCGGCAGCGGTGCGCAGGACGGTCTCGGTGCTGCGTCGGCGGGCGTGGAAGACGTCGTCGAGGAAGCTCTCGCGCAGCTCGGGTTCACGGGCGAGGTCGGCGACGAGCGCGGGCAGGACGGGGCCCAGGACGGTGGTCTCGAACGCGGTGACCAGGCTGCCGATGCCGATGAGCAGGTCCGCGCGCAGGTCGCCGCTGTCCACCGTCGGCGTGGTGCCCAGGACCGTGGCCAGCGCGTCGGTGACCAGGTGCTGTTTCGAGGGCCAGCGTCGGTAGATGGCCGGGCGGTAGACGTCTGCGTTCTTCGCCACCTGCCCGATCGTGAGGTCGGCGTAGCCGACCTCGGCGAGCAGGTCGAGTGTCGCGGCGCGCACGGCGGCGTCGATCTGCGGATCCTTCTGGCGGCCGGCGGTGCGCGGGGACGGGGGCACGGGTGAGTCCTTTCGGTCGACTTACGGACTGTAACCGGATTTTGAATTGATACAGTCCGTACTGTATCAATTCAAGGTGACTCCGGCCCGAACGGGCCTCCCTCCGTCGAAGGACCTGCCATGCCCACTCCACCTCCGCGTCCCCCCACGCTCCGCGATACCGCGCCCACCTCACCCGTACCGATACCGGCGAGAACCGGTCCGGCGATCGGCGCCCTGATCGCGCTCGCCCTGGTCGCCCTCGACCTACGGGCACCGGTCACCGCGGTCGCCCCGCTGCTCGGCCGCCTCCGCGACGACCTGGGCCTGTCGGCCGCGGCGGTGAGCGCGCTGACCGCGCTGCCGGTCCTGTGCCTGGGCGTGTTCGCGTTCGCGGGCCCCGTGCTCGGACGGCGGTACGGCGAGGCGCGCGTGGTGCTCGCGAGCCTGATCCTGCTCGCCGTCGGCGCGACGCTGCGACTGCTCCCGGGAGCGGCGGCGTTGTTCGTGGGCACGGTGCTGGTCGGCGCGGCGATCGGGCTCGCCAACGTGCTGCTGCCCGGACTGATCCGGCGGCGCTTCGCGGGCGCGGTGGCGGGGGTGACCGCGTTCTACTCGGCGTTCCTGACCCTGGGCGGTGCGAGCGGTTCGGCGGTCGCGCCGCCGTTGGCCGACGCGACCGGATGGGCCTGGCGCGGTGCACTGGCGCTGGTGGCCGTCCCCCTGTCGATCGCGGCGATCCTGGCCTGGTGGCCGGGGGTGCGCGTGGACGCGCGGGCCGTCGACGCACCGACACCGCAGCGCGTGCGGCTGTGGCGGGACGCGACGGCGTGGCGGGTCACGGTCTTCTTCGCGGCGCAGGCGCTGTTGGCGTACGTCGTGTTCGGCTGGCTGCCCACGATGGCCCAGGACCGGGGCATCGGCGAGGCGCAGAGCGGCCTCCTGCTGTCGCTGACCAGCCTGGTGGGTGTGGCGGGGGCGGCGCTGCTGCCCGCGGTGTACCGTCGGCTGCCCGACCAGCGTGGGCCCGCCGTGCTCGTGGCGGTGCTCAGCGGGGCGGGTCTCGCCGGCATCGTCCTGGCCCCCGCGCCGGCGGGCGTGTGGGCCGCCTCCGTGATCCTGGGGCTCGGGCAGGGGGCCGGATTCGCGGTCGCGCTGAGCCTGATCGGGCTGCGTACCGGCAACGGCGACGAGACGTCGGCACTGTCCTCGATGGCCCAGGGCACCGGTTTCCTCATCGCCACGATCGGCCCGTTGGGCGCGGGGCTTCTGCACGAGGCGAGCGGCGGATGGGGCGTTCCCCTGGCGACGCTGCTGGCCGTGTGCGCGATCCAGGCTGCCGCAGGTCTCGGCGCGGGACGCGCCGGGCAGGTCCGGGGCGGGTCCGGCCCGGAGGCGGCCTGATATCCGACTCGTTCAGTGGCCGCCGGTGAGCTCGCCGGTGAGCCGGCCGTGAAGGTCGGCGCTGGGATCGTTCAGGCCGATGATCTCCACTGTCGTGCCGCGTCGGGCGTACTTGGTCTCGATGGCGTCGAGGGCGGCGACGGAGGAGGCGTCCCAGATGTGGGCGGCGGTCAGGTCGATGACGACCCTGTCGGGGTCGGTGGCGTAGTGGAACTGGGTGACGAGGTCGTTGGAGGAGGCGAAGAACAGCTCGCCGGTCACGTAGTAGACCACGGTGGCGCCGTCGGGGTCGGTGACCGAGGTGACGTCGGCGAGGTGGGCGACCCGCTTGGCGAAGATGACCATGGCGGTGACGGAGCCGACGACGACACCGATGGCGAGGTTCCCGGTGGCGACCACGCAGACGACGGTGACAGCCATGACGGCGATCTCGCCCGTCGGCATCCGCTTGAGCGTCTTGGGGGCGACGGAGTGCCAGTCGAAGGTCGCGAAGGACACCATCACCATCACGGCGACGAGCGCGGCCATGGGCATGTCGGAGACGACCGGTCCGAAGGCGACGCACAGCACCATCAGGAAAGCGCCCGCCAGGAAGGTGGACAAGCGAGTACGGGCGCCGGACACCTTCACGTTGATCATCGTCTGGCCGATCATGGCGCATCCGCCCATGCCGCCGAAGAAGCCGGTGACGATGTTGGCGATGCCCTGGCCGATGGA is a genomic window of Streptomyces sp. NBC_01237 containing:
- a CDS encoding MFS transporter is translated as MPTPPPRPPTLRDTAPTSPVPIPARTGPAIGALIALALVALDLRAPVTAVAPLLGRLRDDLGLSAAAVSALTALPVLCLGVFAFAGPVLGRRYGEARVVLASLILLAVGATLRLLPGAAALFVGTVLVGAAIGLANVLLPGLIRRRFAGAVAGVTAFYSAFLTLGGASGSAVAPPLADATGWAWRGALALVAVPLSIAAILAWWPGVRVDARAVDAPTPQRVRLWRDATAWRVTVFFAAQALLAYVVFGWLPTMAQDRGIGEAQSGLLLSLTSLVGVAGAALLPAVYRRLPDQRGPAVLVAVLSGAGLAGIVLAPAPAGVWAASVILGLGQGAGFAVALSLIGLRTGNGDETSALSSMAQGTGFLIATIGPLGAGLLHEASGGWGVPLATLLAVCAIQAAAGLGAGRAGQVRGGSGPEAA
- a CDS encoding DUF6083 domain-containing protein, producing MGDSGNITPGPDSTDNAFRALLEGATAPRPPAPPDCPFCDLRQDRYATHYEGHWVLLEPRVIVPAHTVPPRRRWIIASDGAAMNLWDAEPLPGTQCRIAHRVVCPYLKPEDPWPWTASLRRENERRAQRLFGLPVDRDFPDTG
- a CDS encoding TetR/AcrR family transcriptional regulator, giving the protein MPPSPRTAGRQKDPQIDAAVRAATLDLLAEVGYADLTIGQVAKNADVYRPAIYRRWPSKQHLVTDALATVLGTTPTVDSGDLRADLLIGIGSLVTAFETTVLGPVLPALVADLAREPELRESFLDDVFHARRRSTETVLRTAAARGDIRELDRAEMEFTLDALAAPVYYRALFRHAPLDAALVERTVDLVLDGLRNGD